The sequence TAAACCTTCGCCTTTACTTTCCTCACTTTTTTCAAAAAGTAATTGCATACCCACGCAAACACCTAAAAATGGTACTTTACCAATATTTTGGACAATTAATTCTTTTAAATTTGTACAATCCGTGTTTAATTTATCGCAGACTTTTTCATCAAATTTTACGGCTTCTATATTTTTTACGGAGTCTCCAAAGTTTCCAACGCCCGGTAAAACAAGTTTATCCGCTGATAAAATTACTTCGGGGTTATTTGTAAGTTTAACGTCTTTTTCGTAAATTGAAAACGCTTTTTCGATACTTCTTAAGTTTCCGGCATTGTAATCAATAATTGCAATCATAATTTCACACGCTCTATGTATAATGTTTGATAATGTTTAATTTAATGGTAATTCCAATAAAATGACATATATTCTAATTTACATAAAAATACGTAATTATACTATATATACATATTTTAATATTAATTTGCCAAATTAAAATATCAAGAACTATGTATATTTTTGTAAAAATTATATATGACTAAAAGAGTATATCTCAATGGATTATAACAATACATAACAATAAAATAAAAAATTAATAAAAAATTATGTTAAATAAGTTAATAAAATTCTTCTTCAAGTTCTTTTAACGTTGTTAATATTTTATTAAATGCTGTGTAAGCATCATCAATTTTCTTTAAACCGGTTATTACAACCTTACCGCTACCAAATATTAACACTACAACTTTAGGGTCGCTTAATATGTAAACTAAACCAGGGAACTGCTCTGGTTCATATTCTGTACATTCCAATGTGGAAATATCGTCTAAGTTAGGTTCCATACCTAATTCGGTTGTGGCAACCATATTTTGAATGCTAACTTCAGGATTATCAATTATTTCCATACCAGCTTCTTTAAGTTCTGCAATTATCTTTTTAATTGCTATTTCAGCGTCTGATTTACTTTTAGCACCAGTACAGTTTAATTTACCACTTCTAAATATCAACAATGCAACTTTAGGGTCGCTTAATCTACACACTAAACCAGGAAACTGCTCTGGTTCATATTCTGCGTTGTCTAAAACATCTGCAGCATATTCTAAGTCTATATCTGTTCCTATTTGTGTAGAAACTACCACGTTAACAATCTTTATTTCAGGCTCCATATCTCTCACCTATATTACGTATAATATAAGTTTTATTTATATAGTATATAAATGTATTTATATACTTTTATAAAAATGTTATAATTAAATGTTTCAAAATTCTAACAATTTAAAAATTAATGATAAAAATAATAGTACCAATATTGATAAGGATAATAATACCTAAATATATTTAGATATATCAATTATATGGGTTATAAAAAATAATTCTTATGATTAGTATCATTTCTAATTAATTTGTCAAAATATAACTTGTAAAAAAGCGTTGATTAAATAATTTCTAATTAAATTTTAATAATATATATTGTTAAAAGAAATAAAAATATTCGGATATAATTTAATTATCCGAATAAAGCACCTAAACCAGCTGCTGCTGCAGCACCGGTGTCTTCTTTTTTCTCTTCTTTTTTCTCTTCTGCTGGAGCTTCAGCTGCTGGAGCTGCTGCTGCAACTGCTACTGGAGCTGCTGCTGCTTTTGCGATAGCTTCTGCAATGTCTACTCCTTCTAAAGCAGCAACTAATGCTTTAACTCTTGCATCGTCTGCTTCGATACCAGCTGCGGTTAAAACTGCTTTAACTGCATCTTCTGTAATTTCTTTATCTGCTGAGTTTAATAATAAAGCTGCGTATATGTATTCCATAAAGTACACCTCAAATACTAATAATTTACTTCTTTTTGTGTTTTTATAATTATTAGTTTTCAGATAATCTATTAAAGTATATATAATTTTTCAATACATACTTAGATTTTTTAAATCGTTATTGTTTCCTTTATTAAATTCTATAATTAATTATATTAAATTATATGCTTAGTACAATTTTAATACATTAATTTATTTACTTAATTAAATTAAGTAAGTTAAATAAAAGCTAAGGATTTAGAATAATAAACCCATACCTACTGATGCAGGAGCTTCTTCTTTTTTCTCTTCTTCCGCAGGAGCTTCTTCAGCTGCTGGAGCTTCAGATACTGCTTCTGAACCACTTACCATTGATTGTAATTCCTCATCTAAAGCATCATCACCAGCTAATTTAGCAACTGCTAACATTTGAGCGTTAGCTTTTCCTATAATAGCGTCTGAGGTTTCTGATGTTAAGAATGCACTTTCAACTGATACAGCCTTAGCATTGGAGAATGCTTTTTGAACGATTGTTTCAATTGTTTCTGCAGTAGGAATTGCTGCATTAACTGATAAGTTAAATGCACCTGTGTAAGCATTTTGTAATTTAGCGAGGAATTCATCCTCATCAATTTTTAACACACTGGAGTCGTAAATGATTCCATCTTCATAAACGCCCAATACGTTTAAACCTACTTCCATAGGTTTAATATCTAATTTTGATAATACCACAGCTAATTTAGCGGATACTACATCTCCTTCTTTAGCAACAATTGTATCTTCTTTGATTCCAATTTTACCTTTCTCGATTGCAGCAGGTAAACCTACAGCTTTCAATTCACTTAAAAATGGTCCAGGTGGCATACCTGTTGAACCAGCTTTAATTTCAATATCACAAGGTGCAGTAGCGCCAGCTTTAATTGGTGCAGGGCTTTTGCTCTCGTTAAGAGTCTTGTAAAGTTTGAATGGGTTCATTTCGGTTGCAATGATTGCAGCACCTTTTTCCAAACAATCTACTAATTTTGTAAATGAAGGATTATTTGTTTCCTCAGCGACTTCTTCAATCGCTCTTTTCATCAATGTATTTCTTGACATTCTCAAAGTCATTAAGTCTCTGATGTTGTCTCTAATTTCTTGAAGTTGAACTGAAGGAACTTCCATCATGTCAATAATTGCAACTACGTTACCACTTTTAAGTAAGTCTTTCAATGCGTTAACTTCATCTACTTTCCAAGAGGCAATCTTATGTTCTGATTTTACTTCGCTCATAATCTCAACCCCTCTACTTTTCTATCGGTGCTGAAGCACCCATGGTAAGTTTTGTAAATGCACTTTTAACGTGGTAAAGTCCTTTTTCATACTTCCTAGCAACAGTATTTAATACTGTTTCGATGTTTGCTGCAAGTTCTTCATCACTCATTGATTCTTTACCTACGTAAACCTGGAAAAATGCTTTATCTCTTGTGTTGATGCTAATAGTTTTACCAAATCTTTCAACTAATGGTTTAAGATTTGCATTAGCAGGAACAGGTTGAGGCATTTTACCTCTTGGACCTAAAACGGCACCCAAGGATTTACCTACAATAGGCATCATATCTGCTTGTGCAATAAAGAACTGGTTTGCGTTAGCTAATTTCTTAGCTTGTTTTTTATTTTTTCCTAATTCTTCTAATTCTTCCTGTCTAATTACAGTGAGGCCCATGCTTTCAGCTTGAGCTGCTAAATCTCCCTTAGCAATCACAGCGATGTTGATTTCTTTTCCTAAACCACTTGGGAGTACGATTTGTTGTTTCATCCTGTTTTCAGGTCTTGACAAATCAAGCTCTTTGAGGTTTATGATAAGGTCAACAGACTGTGTGAAGTTTCGCGGCTTTGCTGAATTTCGAGCCTCCTTCACTGCGTTTAATATGTTTACACTATCCATTGTGTAGCCTCCTGTAATTGTCATATGACTTTTCAGTCTTAACATGGAGCAAACATAATATTGATTAACTATTATATAAATATTACTACCTTAAATATATATTTTAAAAATTTAAAAAATAATGATATTATTAAAAATGTTAAGATTATTAAAAATATGTTATCTAAAAAATAAAAATTTAATGTATTATTATGTATTTTTAGGGAATTATTTGAGTTATGGGACAATATAACCTCTATTAATTTTATTTGCGGTGTTATAAGCTTCACAGACTGCATATAACCAAACAATTGGTAACATAATAAACCCAATTAATATGGCTATGGCAAAGAATGATATAACGAATAATACTATAATAATAATTCCTTTTATTATTTCACCATTGTATATTTGACCTAAACCCGGTATAAAAAAGGATAATATTGCAGCAAGCGCTGGACTTTTAATATATCTGTTAAAACCTGCAGGATAGCCCATATTAGTATTTTTATTAATATTTGAACTAATATTTGTATTTTTGGCTTCTGATTCACTATCGCTCTCACTCTCACTCTGGGAATCAGACGCACTTGTAACATTCGTATCATTATTATTTTCATTGTTAATAGTTATTGAAGGAACATTATATGAATTTTTTAAGTCCTGGAGTGTGTCAGAACAAAATTTATTGCATTGAGGACACACATCTTCGTCGTTTTCTAATTTGAAACCACAATGTTGACAATACTTTATTTCTGCCATTATTTCACCGTAAAACAATATAATCTACCACATAATAATATAAGTTAAATTTTTAGGTATGTGGCGTTATTTAATATTTTTTATTATTATAATATTTATAAAGATATATCTAATTTATTTATATCCTAAATTATACTACTTTATTCAATAAATATATTACTATTTATTTTAACGTTTAAATCTAAAAAATAAAAATATTTATTTAAAATATTTAATCTTATAAATGTATTAAAAATTGAAAAAAATAAATATGGAGTATTTAATTTAAATAATGCCTTATTCAATTTCATCCCATGAGATATATTCGTATTTAATATTCAATTTATCCCACGAAATTGGGTCGTATTCGAGTTCGTAGCTGTCGGAACCTTTTGGAATTTCGTATATTAATAAACCGCTGGTTTTACCGCCGTTTCTTAAATCTACACTTTCCAAATGGTTTTCTAAGCTGTATGTATCTGAAGCATATGAATATCCTACGCCATCAACAATTGCATCAAAGTACAATGGGCTTGTTGATATCTCATCATATCCATTATTTTCAATGGAAATATATGTGATAAGGTATGTTTTACCAGATGGGGCTTCTCTTGTGTATTCATAACTTCCAATATTGTAGTTAAATGATTCAGTCACTGTAGCTGCAGTTATGATGTTTACAGAGTCTGAATCTGTATCATCATTTGAAGTAGTAGGTGTTGACTTTTCAGCACCGGTATTTGAACTTGAAGCAGCAGCTTTTTGAGCTTCTTCAATATCTACATCTTCAGGATTGTATATTATATTCAATTTATCCCACGTAATTGGGTTATATTCAATGCTATATGTTGAACTACTATCTTCTGGAATTTCAAATGCTAATGAACCGCTGGTTTTACCACCGTTTCTTAAATTTACACTGTCTAAATCATTTTCTAAGCTATAACTATCAATACTGTAGTCATATTCTACGCCATCAACAATTGCATCAAAGTACAATGGATTTACGCTAATTTCATCATATCCATTGTTATATACTGTAATATCAACAATTAAGTATTTTTTACCATCTGCAGCTTCTTCTTTACCATAACTTCCATCAAAGCTTTTAGTGGAGTATGCTTCATAAAATACTGCGACGTATTCGTCAGGTAGCCCTTCTTCTACGGGTTCCTCAGTTTTAGGTTTTTCATCATCTTTAGTTTCTTCGTTTTCTTTAGGTTCGGTATTATCGTTTGTGCTGGTTTTTTCCACTACTACATCATCAGCACTATCTGATGACGAAGAAGAGACGCAACCGCTACACATTACAACGAGGGATACCATAACACAAAGAAAAATTTTTAATATATTATTATTTTTCATAATATGCCTCCAATTTATACATAATTAGATAATAAAATATTTTATAAATAGGTAGTTATTTAGGATACGAAGGTGCTATTTTATATATGAGTACATTGGTTTGTACGATTTTAAACGTTATTTAGTAATTTTAACAAAAAATTACCCGTATATTTATAAAATAGTTGATTTAATATGTTATTTTTTAAAATAAATAAATTTTTGAATAATTATTTTAAAAATAAAAAAGTAATAATAATAATAATAATAATATTTGATTAATAAAAAATAGATATTTGTAAATTGTATTTTTAGTATTATATATTATATTATTTTTAATTATAAGTCATTTAGTCCTTCATCACATAAAGCTATTAAATCGCTTAAACTTTCTTTTAAAATTTCAACTGCATTGGTTCCCTCTACAGTTTCTAAAACTAAAAGAGGATTTGAAATATATTTACCGCTTTCAGGGTCTAAAACAGGGTGTTCAACATTGTAAGAAGCCATTATAACGTTTTCTTTTGACAATAAAATATCTTTTAGTATATTTGGTAATGAGTGGTCTTCGTTTGTTAATTCAAATTCCAAATAGTTTTCCGCTTGTTTTGTAATTTTAATCATATTTTCACCGATACAGTCAAGTTTTAATTAATTCTAAACTTTTAACTTTTTAAATTTAATAATTTTTAGATATTAGTAATTATATAGTCTATATTTTATTTATATAATTTATTATAATTTATCATACATTACCATAGGTATATTCTTATATTTATATATTTAAATTGACTTCTTTGAATTGCATAGTATATTTTTTACCTTAGTAATATCCATATTAAGCACTATTCTATCATCTTCTTCCCTAAAACATCCTTCTTCGAGACCTAATTCTAATATTTCATCCATTTCCAAGCCTGATATATAAACACCAATTACTATGGCATTTTTAACCGGTTTAGAACCTATTGGGTAATATGACAAATCGACATAGATTTCTTGTAAATCTTTAAGTAAATCATCTAACTCTTGCGCAGTTATTTTTGCAAGCAACTCATTATCTTCTTTAATGTATTCGTGCTTTATTTTGGAATATTTTAATGCATCTATTATTAAATCTTTATTAACTGGTGTTTTTAAATCATTTAATTTATATGTGAACATTCCTTTTTTATTTGCATTGTATTTATTTTTTACATCGGTTATTATTGCTAAAATATCTTTATGGTCTTCTTTTAATTTATTACGGTCATTACCATAAAGCTTTATCATAATACTTGAAATTGAGCCGTCAGTACTTTTTACTTTTGAATCGAAAGAACACTCTAAACTTAATTTAGCAACCTTTTCACATATTTCCACTGTTTCTTCTTCAGAACCACTAACTGATATAACTCTTTTCATAATTCACCTTATATTTGAAAATTTATAAATTCCTAACTTTATAAATTTATAAATTCATAAGTTCGTAATTTCATAATTTTATAACTACATAATAAACTTTACTTATCTTATTACATAACTATTACATACTATATATAAATTATACAAAATTATACAAAATTATAAAAAATTATAAAAAATTACTATAGATTTATATATAGAAGTGGTTAATATATTAAATTCGTAGTATTTAAAATTTTAAGCAATGTTTAAACTTAAATTTTTAGACTTTAAAGTTTTGAGGATTATTTTTTAATAATTAATAGGTAGATATAATGAACGCTGATGAAAAATTTGAACTTATTAAACGAAATACTGTTGAAATAATCGGAGAAGATGACTTAAAAGAAATGTTATCCGACGAAACAAACAAAAGGGAAAAAATAGCATACATAGGTTTTGAACCAAGTGGTAAAATACATATGGGGCACTATTTACAAATTAGAAAAATGATGGATTTGCATAAAGCAGGTTTTAAAGTTGTAATTTTATTAGCAGACTTCCACGCTTACTTAAATCAAAAAGGTACGCTCGAAGACATCGGTAAATTAGGCGAATACAATAAATCAGTATTTGAAGCTATGGGACTTGAAGCAGAATATATTTACGGTTCCGAGTACCAATTAGGTGCAAAATATACCGAAGACGTGTATAAATTAGCTTTAAGAACTACCTTAAAGAGAGCAAGAAGAAGTATGGAAGTTATTGCAAGAGAGGACGATAACCCGAAAGTAGCTGAGGTAGTTTACCCATTGATGCAAGCAAATGATATAAAACACTTAAATGTGGCTGTTGCAGTTGGTGGAATGGAACAAAGAAAAATACACGTTTTAGCAAGAGAATTATTGCCAAATATGGATTTTGAATCGCCAATATGCTTACACAACCCTGTTTTATCCGGTTTAGACGGTGTTGGTAAAATGTCATCTTCTAAAGGCAATTTAATTGCAGCAGATGACGAAGACAAAGATATTAAGAAAAAAATAAAAGAAGCATACTGTCCAATGAAGGAAGTCGATGGAAACCCAATTTTAGAGATTGCACATTATTATTTAGAGTACCCTGCAGAATTAAAAAGACCTGAAAAATACGGTGGCAATGTCGTATTTGAATCTTACGAAGACTTAGAAAAAGCATACGTAGAAGGTTTACACCCAATGGATTTAAAAAATATGGTTGCAGAATCAATGATTAAAATAATAACCCCGATTAGGGAAAAAATGAAAGGAATGAATATTTAAAACCCATATTTTTATTATTTTATTTATTTTTATTATTTTATAGTTATAGTTATATTTTTATTTTTATTTTTATTTTTAGATTTATTTTTAGATTTATTACTTAATTTATTACTTAATTTATTACTTAATTTATTTTTAATTTCAAATAGTATATAATATATAGTAATATTCATTTAAGTTAATATATACTTTAAATAAGGGATAAATATTATCTTATTAAAAATGTTAATTTTAAATATAATTCGAGGGCAATTATGGAATTATTATATGATGTATTTTTTGGAAATCCTCTTTATAAATATTTTGACTGTATAATCTACGTAATTTTGGGGGTAGTAGTTGCAAAATTAATAAAATTGCTTTTAGAATATCACTTAAAAAGGAAATATGCTCGTGGAAAGCGTGGGATAGATGCAATATTTATCGAATCTTTAAGTACTCCTATTGTGATATTTTTATTTACCAGTGCAATCCGTTATGCAGCTCTTTCTTTAGTATTGGAGCCTCATTTTAGGATATTATTGGATGACGCCATAGATATATCTTATATTACTGCAATGCTAATATTTTCATTATCTTTTATAGATAAGATATTCTTAGAATATATTGTGCCACGGATTGAAACGTCCGATAATCGATTACATGGACATATATTACCGCCCGTTAGAAAACTATTAAAAATAATTGTTATATTGGGCGCTATAATATTAGCTCTTGAAAATATGGGTTTTAATATTGCAACAGTTGTAGCAGGTTTAGGTATTGGAGGTTTGGCCGTAGCTTTAGCTTCAAAACCTACTTTAGAAAATTTTATCGCAGGAATTTTAATATATACGGATAATACATTTATAACACATGATTGGATAAAATGGGGTAATGGTCAAGGTTTAGTGGAGGAAATAGGTCTTAGAAGCACGAAAGTACGTTCTTTTGATGACAGTTTGCTAATAATACCAAATACTGATATAATAAGCTCAGAAATTGAAAATAAAAGTGCAAGGCGAAAAAGAAGGACAATTACTACATTAGGTCTTACTTATGACACTACAAAAGAAGAAATTATCAAGGCAACAGATATCGTAAAGAAAATATTAAATGATGAAGATGGTGTCGTGCATCCAATACGTGTAAATTTTACTAATTACGGGGCTTATTCATTAGATATCCGTGTAGAATACTATGTTAATAATTTAAGTTATGAATATTACTTAAATACTTGTGAAAATGTAAATTTAAAAATAAGGGAAAGATTTGAAAAAGAAAATTTAAAATTCGCATTCCCATCACAAACGTTGTATTTATCTAAAGAAGAAGATGAAAATACTTCAGAATCTAATGAAAAAGATAAGAAATAGCATATGGAAAATAAATAAAAAAGAATAAAAAAGAATAAAAAAGAATAAAAAAGAATAAAAAAGAATAAAAAAGAATAAAAAAGAATAAAAAGAATAAATATTAGAAGAATTTGTCCAATGTAATTTGATTTTTAGGTATACCTCCTAAATCCTCATTTTTTTCAAGATTAGCGTCTTTAGTTGTATTATCTTCGAAATTTTGATTTTGGGCATCATTTTCTTCGTTAGTTTCCTTTTTGGGGTTTTTTAAGAATTCTTCTAATGGGTTATCCACTTTAGGGGAGTTTTTAACTTTAGTACTTGTATTAGTTAATTTATTCGATTTATTAAGTTTTTCCAATTCTTTAAGTTCTTTTTTCCGTTCTTTTAATTTTTCTTTCTCATTTTTTTGAATTGTTTTAAATATTTTACTTGCAATCGGTTTTTTACTTAAAAATTCCACTTCGTCTTTTGTTAACTCGAAATATTCAATTAATCCAATTGAAGCGTCCATATCGTTCTCAAAAATAACTGGTAATAATCGCATATATTCCATAGCACGTTTAGATGACAAATGTACTTTTTGACCTATTTTAAGGGCTAATGCTTTGGTTTTTTGACGTTGAACTTTAGACCTACTTAATTTCGTGAATATCGTAGGTGGCGAATATCGTATAAAACCTCTATATTTTTCGTCCTTAGAAAGTGCAACCCCTGCGGTCATTAATGCTGAAGCATATTTCCAAAATCCGAAATGCTGTCTCCTATATACCCTACCTAAGTAAATATCAGATTTAGAAATATAATCATAAGCTTTAGCTATTTCGTGAGGTTTTTGGTATTCTCGAGGTATGTTTTCCGCCAACCATTCTTGAATCGTTCCAATATCTTCGTTTAAATCCCTGGTTGTTGAAACTGCAATGTCGTAATGGGTAGTTTTTAAGGCAATTCTAACTGCATCGAAAATATTTCCTTTGCTATCCCGGTCAGCCAAGTTTCTTACATCTTCTGTTTCCATAGGGGATGTTCTACCAATTAGTAAAGATTCTAAATCGTTGATAGCAGCCCTTAAATCACCGCTAGCGTGTGAAGCAATCATTTTAATAGCTTTAGGGTCAACTTCATACCCTTCTTGTAATGCTATTTTCCTAAGTACGGGAGGTATCGAATTTGTATGTACGGAACTCACATTTACAAGATGAACAGAATTTCGGAGTGTAGAAAGATTTAATTTATACGGGTCGTTTGCAGTAAGTATTATTGGATTTTTGGCGGTTTTTGCAACCTTAATGATTTCAGAAACCCCTCCTCTATCGTCATTACCTGACAAACCGTCTACTTCATCTAATATTATCAAAGAACGTCTACCGCTCAAAGATTTTGAGACTGCAGCAGTACCTACAACTTGCTGTATTACGTTTTTATTCCTTTTATCACTCGCATTTAGCTCAATTACTTCAAAATTGTAATCATTAGCTAAAGCATACGCTAAAGTGGTTTTTCCACAACCTGGAGGTCCTGCAAGTAATAATGGTTTATGATATCCTCCATTTTGAATATACTCTTCAATCCAGGTTATTAATTGTTCTTTGGTTTTATTTTGCCCTGCTACATCATTCATCGATTTAGGTCTATATTTTTCAACCCATTCCATTAAAACACCTTGTAATTAGACATTTGACAATTATTTTTGGTTATAATATTATCATACCTTATGTACTTTTTATACTTTTTATTAAAATAATATCACTTATGTTTATTATATCTTTTGTTAAAATTTAATTGAGCATATACTTAATGATAAAATATATTTGTGAAGAAACTGTAATAATCTAAATTAATCGATATTTATATAAATAAACTTTAATTATATACTTGTACTTATAATTATACAATAATTATACTTGCGTTATGTATAGTTTAATGGATATAATTTTACTCATTAGTTATAACATATAAATAACATATAATAATCATTCGTAATTTTATGAGGGATTTTTTTGGAAAAAACACCTATATCATCTGAAAAACATAATTTAAATACAAATTTAAATACAAAAAAAGAAAAGAAATTTTTAATGGGAAACGAAGCAATAGCTTTAGGGGCTATTCATTCAAAACTCGCTTTAGCGACAGGTTATGCAGGAACACCCTCTACAGAAGTTATGGAAACAATAATAAGGGAAGTTAATCGATTAGATAATATTAATAATAATAACAATAATAATAATAATAATAATAATAACAATAATAATAATAACAATAATAATATCTACGTTGAATGGTCTACCAATGAAAAAGTAGCACTTGAAAATGCAATCGGAGCATCTTATTCAGGCGCCAATACGATTATAACAATGAAACAGGTGGGTTTAAATGTAGCCTCCGACCCTTTAATGAGCTTAACTTATTTGGGGACAAAAGGAGCACTCGTAATTGTTGTAAGTGATGACCCCACTCCCCATTCTTCACAAACAGAGCAAGATACAAGACATTATGGTAGCTTTGCAAATGTTCCGGTATTTGACCCTTGCGATGCACAAGAAGCATACGATTTAACAAAATATGCTTATGAAATCAGTAAAAAATATGAAACACCCGTTATTTTAAGGACTACAACCCGTTTATCTCACGGTTATAACGATGTATTAATTGATAACCTCGCCGATGAGGAAATTGCAAAACGTCTTGAAGATGAAAAGAACAACATAAAATTTGAAAAAAATCCAAAATGGGCAATAATGCCAAAATTGGTAAGTAAAAATCACCCTATACTCGAAGAAAAACAATTAAAAATTTCAGAAGAGTTTTCAAATTCTAATTTTAACAATGTAAAAATTTTTAACAATAACGCTAATAATAATACAAATAATAACAATAATAACAATAATAATCTAAATAAACAAAATATAGGAATTATTACGTCGGGTGTTTCTTATTATTACACATTAGAAGCCTTAGAAATTTTAAAGAAAGATGAAAAGAACGAAGAATTTAAAAATATATTGAATGATTATAATATTGAAATTTTGAAAATAAGTACGCCTTATCCATTCCCTGAATCTAAAGTATTAGATTTTATAACTAATAAAGATTCAAAAAAAGACGTAATAATTACCATCGAAGAACTTGACCCATTTTTAGAGGATAATATCTTAAAATTAATCGGAAAATATAATTTAGATATAAAAATTAATATTAATACAAATAATACAAATAATAATAATAATAATAATAATAATAATTTAAGAAATCTTAAATTTTATGGAAAATGCAATGTATTTCCTAAATGCGGAGAGTACAATGTAGATATTATTAAAAATTTATTAAATGATATATTAAATGGAGAAAAATCCAATGATAATATTGTACTTAAACATAATGAACTGGAAAATAACGAACAAATAACCCTGCCCGTTAGATTACCTACATTATGCGCCGGTT is a genomic window of Methanococcus voltae containing:
- a CDS encoding thiamine pyrophosphate-dependent enzyme; protein product: MGNEAIALGAIHSKLALATGYAGTPSTEVMETIIREVNRLDNINNNNNNNNNNNNNNNNNNNNNIYVEWSTNEKVALENAIGASYSGANTIITMKQVGLNVASDPLMSLTYLGTKGALVIVVSDDPTPHSSQTEQDTRHYGSFANVPVFDPCDAQEAYDLTKYAYEISKKYETPVILRTTTRLSHGYNDVLIDNLADEEIAKRLEDEKNNIKFEKNPKWAIMPKLVSKNHPILEEKQLKISEEFSNSNFNNVKIFNNNANNNTNNNNNNNNNLNKQNIGIITSGVSYYYTLEALEILKKDEKNEEFKNILNDYNIEILKISTPYPFPESKVLDFITNKDSKKDVIITIEELDPFLEDNILKLIGKYNLDIKININTNNTNNNNNNNNNNLRNLKFYGKCNVFPKCGEYNVDIIKNLLNDILNGEKSNDNIVLKHNELENNEQITLPVRLPTLCAGCMHRIAFYAFKKVAKEFKKQNIETIFSGDIGCYTLGATPPLSATDTCLCMGAGISLATGLSRVNPNTKNVAFIGDSTFFHSGIPAVINAVYNEADITLVVLDNETTAMTGHQPHPGTGQKARGNAKIIDIENVLRSCNVENVQTIDISKFANVEDEEVFKSILQKCKDSMDYGGVSAIIFKGDCITKKIPKLEKPKNQETQKSMLKKLVIDQNLCNACRLCINEIGCPALRYDSLNDNVELLDSCTNCGLCVNICPKDALTIKKCYK
- a CDS encoding replication factor C large subunit, whose amino-acid sequence is MEWVEKYRPKSMNDVAGQNKTKEQLITWIEEYIQNGGYHKPLLLAGPPGCGKTTLAYALANDYNFEVIELNASDKRNKNVIQQVVGTAAVSKSLSGRRSLIILDEVDGLSGNDDRGGVSEIIKVAKTAKNPIILTANDPYKLNLSTLRNSVHLVNVSSVHTNSIPPVLRKIALQEGYEVDPKAIKMIASHASGDLRAAINDLESLLIGRTSPMETEDVRNLADRDSKGNIFDAVRIALKTTHYDIAVSTTRDLNEDIGTIQEWLAENIPREYQKPHEIAKAYDYISKSDIYLGRVYRRQHFGFWKYASALMTAGVALSKDEKYRGFIRYSPPTIFTKLSRSKVQRQKTKALALKIGQKVHLSSKRAMEYMRLLPVIFENDMDASIGLIEYFELTKDEVEFLSKKPIASKIFKTIQKNEKEKLKERKKELKELEKLNKSNKLTNTSTKVKNSPKVDNPLEEFLKNPKKETNEENDAQNQNFEDNTTKDANLEKNEDLGGIPKNQITLDKFF
- a CDS encoding mechanosensitive ion channel family protein translates to MELLYDVFFGNPLYKYFDCIIYVILGVVVAKLIKLLLEYHLKRKYARGKRGIDAIFIESLSTPIVIFLFTSAIRYAALSLVLEPHFRILLDDAIDISYITAMLIFSLSFIDKIFLEYIVPRIETSDNRLHGHILPPVRKLLKIIVILGAIILALENMGFNIATVVAGLGIGGLAVALASKPTLENFIAGILIYTDNTFITHDWIKWGNGQGLVEEIGLRSTKVRSFDDSLLIIPNTDIISSEIENKSARRKRRTITTLGLTYDTTKEEIIKATDIVKKILNDEDGVVHPIRVNFTNYGAYSLDIRVEYYVNNLSYEYYLNTCENVNLKIRERFEKENLKFAFPSQTLYLSKEEDENTSESNEKDKK